The following are from one region of the Apostichopus japonicus isolate 1M-3 chromosome 17, ASM3797524v1, whole genome shotgun sequence genome:
- the LOC139985131 gene encoding nucleotide-binding oligomerization domain-containing protein 2-like — protein sequence MERLTVQDKKAILISSLKSRYKLQYDAIQPIPYIKDRLYCVDKVFVEGGTEINIDKGATKEKEGPWVRVDSYKDIFTDPRMKAKLRIIEAEAGYGKSTVTLQLAYDWCNGVKDSPFKDVEILILLRLRQLNSKISIYQAIKLFLAPNDPRIKSSDIKNIIESCSSVKVLLDGYDEFPDRDGATGSDVGRIITSNLFGNIDVTLTTRYLPKDYDKSNTKYVRLVGFDEKARDQYIRKAVTGEDEESVAKIKRDLKANPILDDLCQVPLLFAMFSHMTHEKTHFQKFKSVTGFFRYMIRCFHSHQRNKSLDQHAKEHMSEHESEHDELSKVAFEGLCGENKQLSWRKDGLSTRLGQGFCQHYIAVGILVEEEVSAETNEQTSTTDIQTKTDLRFYHQLFCEWFACFRLVEIVAATRNASELKNVLDKVDPFNLQYLYRFTCGISPAVGKRIIEYLKSREDGDKFAILCILEQTGEVDGIKETVRDLCSSRVDIYGNLHSRLLQRSTIQLLEIGARYDVSINNKLIFYSFH from the exons aTGGAGCGCCTTACAGTGCAAG ACAAAAAGGCCATACTCATCAGTTCTCTGAAGAGCAGGTATAAACTTCAATATGACGCAATCCAGCCCATACCGTACATCAAGGACAGACTATATTGTGTTGACAAGGTATTTGTTGAGGGCGGTACAGAGATCAATATTGATAAAGGAGCGACGAAGGAGAAAGAAGGACCATGGGTACGTGTGGACTCGTACAAAGATATCTTCACAGACCCTCGAATGAAAGCCAAACTGCGCATCATAGAAGCAGAAGCCGGGTATGGTAAGTCAACAGTGACCCTACAGCTCGCCTATGATTGGTGCAATGGTGTAAAGGATTCACCCTTTAAAGACGTAGAGATTCTAATTCTTCTCCGGTTGAGGCAGCTGAACAGCAAGATATCTATCTATCAAGCAATTAAACTGTTTTTAGCACCAAACGATCCTCGAATCAAATcttctgatattaaaaatatcattgaaagtTGTTCTTCTGTTAAGGTACTCCTGGACGGGTATGATGAGTTTCCTGATAGGGATGGTGCTACCGGAAGTGACGTTGGACGTATCATTACCAGCAATCTGTTTGGGAATATTGACGTTACCCTGACAACCAGATATCTTCCGAAGGACTATGATAAatcaaacacaaaatatgttagaTTAGTTGGCTTTGACGAAAAAGCACGTGACCAGTACATTCGCAAGGCTGTTACTGGGGAAGACGAAGAAAGTGTTGCTAAAATTAAGCGCGATTTGAAAGCAAACCCGATTTTGGATGACCTATGTCAAGTACCTCTCTTATTTGCAATGTTTTCTCACATGACCCACGAAAAGacacattttcagaaatttaagtCAGTTACCGGTTTCTTTCGCTACATGATTAGATGTTTCCATAGTCACCAGAGAAACAAATCACTGGACCAACACGCAAAGGAACACATGAGCGAACATGAAAGTGAACACGACGAACTGAGTAAAGTAGCATTTGAAGGTCTCTGCGGTGAAAACAAACAGTTATCATGGCGTAAGGATGGACTCTCTACACGACTAGGTCAAGGGTTTTGTCAACATTATATTGCAGTAGGTATCTTGGTAGAGGAAGAAGTGTCTGCTGAGACAAACGAACAGACTTCTactacagacatacagacaaagACTGACTTAAGGTTCTACCAtcaactattctgtgaatggtttgCGTGTTTTAGACTGGTAGAAATTGTAGCTGCTACAAGAAATGCATCTGAGCTGAAGAATGTTCTTGATAAAGTGGATCCATTTAATCTTCAGTACCTCTATAGATTCACCTGTGGGATTAGCCCAGCAGTTGGGAAGAGAAtaatagaatacttgaagagcAGGGAAGACGGTGATAAGTTTGCCATCCTCTGcatcctggaacaaactggtgagGTAGATGGAATCAAGGAAACCGTCAGGGATCTGTGTTCAAGTCGGGTGGACATCTATGGAAACTTACACAGTAGACTACTACAGAGGTCTACCATACAGCTACTGGAGATTGGTGCCAGATATGACGtaagtattaataataaattaatattttactcGTTTCATTGA
- the LOC139985120 gene encoding uncharacterized protein isoform X2 has protein sequence MDRKSKEEDGQEDAAAASDPLVTPNLEESILKNRMEQFKAELKTEYEYSYRSIRPIPFLEKQYPVQRLFLDGGVEYLSKDQTKHQHRWQKLDSYKDIFNKNVMEDNRWIIEGEPGSGKSFLTLQLTYEWCANDEESCLCDVDILIVVKMRQLSGVSSIYEAIKCFVLSKDSNFSIDDIEEILSEAETSLVIVLDGIDEYPHHSLSNHFMNIIKKIILPKCKLIVTTRSGKIPQECVDWTNLVRLTGFSTETQEMYVREVLTSGNDDETLNVIKEWLPSTSILYEFYQIPLIFVTYAHLSHETESELLHFTSMTSFFSHVISSFYSHFDNKMECAYMDSGFVTSEKHNQEFNRLSFQGLQLQSESPQWKKDLLIKEIGESFIETFISIGILREEERISNQTEEPLSNSEVIKIIKFYHNLYCDWFAAHYLADVIAKVDDPDIKSDGDEGLEILEDLDPFTFQYLYRFACGLNPACAKHILDYLSHVECGDVFVMLCLLEQRGKVDGIKDNLREICSRTLQMRNQDTRVIQRSVLQLINIAAREKNVEQLWFEQNGHEMTDIELDGILSFVAKCKKLKKVRFNYSMLPVGFHRRALLTLLTENNVEVLWYPSEVWYRLNLNSGTWEHKIDNTDLTEEDYNRVVSSFRDINV, from the exons ATGGACAGAAAATCAAAGGAAGAAGATGGGCAGGAGGATGCAGCCGCTGCGTCCGATCCGCTAGTAACACCAAACTTGGAAGAGTCCATACTTAAAA ACCGTATGGAGCAATTCAAAGCAGAGCTGAAAAcggaatatgaatattcatatcggTCCATTCGACCAATCCCTTTCTTAGAGAAACAATACCCAGTCCAACGTTTGTTTCTCGATGGAGGAGTTGAATATCTCTCTAAAGATCAGACTAAACATCAACATCGCTGGCAGAAACTAGATTCTTACAAAGacatttttaacaaaaatgtaATGGAAGATAACCGATGGATTATTGAAGGTGAACCAGGGTCCGGTAAATCATTCCTAACCTTACAACTCACGTATGAGTGGTGTGCTAATGACGAGGAATCTTGTCTGTGTGACGTAGACATATTGATTGTAGTTAAGATGAGACAATTATCAGGTGTGTCGTCTATTTATGAGGCTATTAAATGTTTCGTTTTATCCAAAGACTCTAATTTTTCTATTGATGATATTGAAGAAATACTTAGTGAAGCAGAAACCTCTTTAGTGATTGTGCTAGATGGGATTGACGAGTACCCTCACCACAGTCTATCaaatcatttcatgaatatcatCAAGAAAATAATCTTACCAAAATGTAAACTTATCGTTACAACACGATCAGGTAAAATACCTCAAGAATGTGTTGATTGGACTAACCTTGTAAGATTAACGGGATTTAGTACTGAAACACAGGAAATGTACGTACGTGAAGTATTAACATCAGGTAATGATGATGAAACACTGAATGTTATCAAGGAATGGCTTCCAAGTACTTCAATCCTCTATGAATTCTATCAGATCCCTTTAATCTTTGTTACGTATGCTCACCTCTCTCACGAGACTGAAAGTGAACTATTGCATTTTACCTCCATGACCAGTTTCTTCAGTCACGTGATCAGCTCTTTTTATAGTCATTTTGATAATAAGATGGAATGTGCTTATATGGACAGTGGCTTTGTAACAAGTGAGAAACACAACCAGGAGTTTAATAGACTTTCGTTTCAGGGTCTTCAGTTACAATCAGAAAGTCCTCAGTGGAAGAAAGATTTACTTATCAAAGAGATTGGAGAATCTTTTATTGAAACTTTCATAAGCATTGGGATATTACGAGAGGAGGAAAGAATATCAAACCAAACTGAAGAACCTCTATCAAATTCTGAAGTcattaaaattatcaaattttatcACAACCTTTACTGTGATTGGTTCGCTGCTCATTATTTGGCTGACGTCATCGCTAAGGTTGATGATCCCGATATTAAGTCTGATGGAGACGAAGGACTCGAAATACTAGAGGACTTGGATCCTTTTACCTTCCAGTACCTTTACCGATTTGCGTGTGGCTTAAATCCTGCATGTGCAAAACACATATTAGATTATCTGAGCCATGTAGAATGTGGAGATGTCTTTGTGATGTTGTGTTTACTTGAACAACGTGGAAAGGTAGATGGCATTAAAGACAATCTGAGAGAAATCTGTTCCAGAACATTACAGATGAGAAATCAAGATACTAGGGTAATACAGAGATCTGTTTTACAACTGATAAACATCGCTGCTAGAGAAAAG AACGTTGAGCAACTTTGGTTTGAGCAAAACGGACACGAAATGACAGACATTGAGTTGGATGGAATACTCAGCTTTGTAGCAAAGTGTAAAAAACTGAAGAAAGTAAG aTTTAACTATTCGATGTTACCCGTCGGATTTCATCGTCGTGCACTATTGACGTTATTAACTGAAAATAATGTTGAAG TTTTATGGTATCCATCAGAAGTTTGGTATCGTTTGAATCTCAACTCTGGTACTTGGGAG cACAAAATCGACAACACTGATCTCACTGAAGAAGACTACAATAGAGTG GTTTCCAGCTTCCGTGATATAAACGTCTAA
- the LOC139985120 gene encoding uncharacterized protein isoform X1 has protein sequence MDRKSKEEDGQEDAAAASDPLVTPNLEESILKNRMEQFKAELKTEYEYSYRSIRPIPFLEKQYPVQRLFLDGGVEYLSKDQTKHQHRWQKLDSYKDIFNKNVMEDNRWIIEGEPGSGKSFLTLQLTYEWCANDEESCLCDVDILIVVKMRQLSGVSSIYEAIKCFVLSKDSNFSIDDIEEILSEAETSLVIVLDGIDEYPHHSLSNHFMNIIKKIILPKCKLIVTTRSGKIPQECVDWTNLVRLTGFSTETQEMYVREVLTSGNDDETLNVIKEWLPSTSILYEFYQIPLIFVTYAHLSHETESELLHFTSMTSFFSHVISSFYSHFDNKMECAYMDSGFVTSEKHNQEFNRLSFQGLQLQSESPQWKKDLLIKEIGESFIETFISIGILREEERISNQTEEPLSNSEVIKIIKFYHNLYCDWFAAHYLADVIAKVDDPDIKSDGDEGLEILEDLDPFTFQYLYRFACGLNPACAKHILDYLSHVECGDVFVMLCLLEQRGKVDGIKDNLREICSRTLQMRNQDTRVIQRSVLQLINIAAREKIPVSSLYLFESFQSVDVLTSHIVLKSQLRIPILENVEQLWFEQNGHEMTDIELDGILSFVAKCKKLKKVRFNYSMLPVGFHRRALLTLLTENNVEVLWYPSEVWYRLNLNSGTWEHKIDNTDLTEEDYNRVVSSFRDINV, from the exons ATGGACAGAAAATCAAAGGAAGAAGATGGGCAGGAGGATGCAGCCGCTGCGTCCGATCCGCTAGTAACACCAAACTTGGAAGAGTCCATACTTAAAA ACCGTATGGAGCAATTCAAAGCAGAGCTGAAAAcggaatatgaatattcatatcggTCCATTCGACCAATCCCTTTCTTAGAGAAACAATACCCAGTCCAACGTTTGTTTCTCGATGGAGGAGTTGAATATCTCTCTAAAGATCAGACTAAACATCAACATCGCTGGCAGAAACTAGATTCTTACAAAGacatttttaacaaaaatgtaATGGAAGATAACCGATGGATTATTGAAGGTGAACCAGGGTCCGGTAAATCATTCCTAACCTTACAACTCACGTATGAGTGGTGTGCTAATGACGAGGAATCTTGTCTGTGTGACGTAGACATATTGATTGTAGTTAAGATGAGACAATTATCAGGTGTGTCGTCTATTTATGAGGCTATTAAATGTTTCGTTTTATCCAAAGACTCTAATTTTTCTATTGATGATATTGAAGAAATACTTAGTGAAGCAGAAACCTCTTTAGTGATTGTGCTAGATGGGATTGACGAGTACCCTCACCACAGTCTATCaaatcatttcatgaatatcatCAAGAAAATAATCTTACCAAAATGTAAACTTATCGTTACAACACGATCAGGTAAAATACCTCAAGAATGTGTTGATTGGACTAACCTTGTAAGATTAACGGGATTTAGTACTGAAACACAGGAAATGTACGTACGTGAAGTATTAACATCAGGTAATGATGATGAAACACTGAATGTTATCAAGGAATGGCTTCCAAGTACTTCAATCCTCTATGAATTCTATCAGATCCCTTTAATCTTTGTTACGTATGCTCACCTCTCTCACGAGACTGAAAGTGAACTATTGCATTTTACCTCCATGACCAGTTTCTTCAGTCACGTGATCAGCTCTTTTTATAGTCATTTTGATAATAAGATGGAATGTGCTTATATGGACAGTGGCTTTGTAACAAGTGAGAAACACAACCAGGAGTTTAATAGACTTTCGTTTCAGGGTCTTCAGTTACAATCAGAAAGTCCTCAGTGGAAGAAAGATTTACTTATCAAAGAGATTGGAGAATCTTTTATTGAAACTTTCATAAGCATTGGGATATTACGAGAGGAGGAAAGAATATCAAACCAAACTGAAGAACCTCTATCAAATTCTGAAGTcattaaaattatcaaattttatcACAACCTTTACTGTGATTGGTTCGCTGCTCATTATTTGGCTGACGTCATCGCTAAGGTTGATGATCCCGATATTAAGTCTGATGGAGACGAAGGACTCGAAATACTAGAGGACTTGGATCCTTTTACCTTCCAGTACCTTTACCGATTTGCGTGTGGCTTAAATCCTGCATGTGCAAAACACATATTAGATTATCTGAGCCATGTAGAATGTGGAGATGTCTTTGTGATGTTGTGTTTACTTGAACAACGTGGAAAGGTAGATGGCATTAAAGACAATCTGAGAGAAATCTGTTCCAGAACATTACAGATGAGAAATCAAGATACTAGGGTAATACAGAGATCTGTTTTACAACTGATAAACATCGCTGCTAGAGAAAAG ATACCAGTTTCAAGTTTATATCTCTTTGAGTCTTTCCAGTCAGTAGATGTCTTAACCAGTCATATTGTCCTTAAATCTCAACTTCGTATTCCAATACTAGAGAACGTTGAGCAACTTTGGTTTGAGCAAAACGGACACGAAATGACAGACATTGAGTTGGATGGAATACTCAGCTTTGTAGCAAAGTGTAAAAAACTGAAGAAAGTAAG aTTTAACTATTCGATGTTACCCGTCGGATTTCATCGTCGTGCACTATTGACGTTATTAACTGAAAATAATGTTGAAG TTTTATGGTATCCATCAGAAGTTTGGTATCGTTTGAATCTCAACTCTGGTACTTGGGAG cACAAAATCGACAACACTGATCTCACTGAAGAAGACTACAATAGAGTG GTTTCCAGCTTCCGTGATATAAACGTCTAA